The Ignavibacteria bacterium genome has a segment encoding these proteins:
- a CDS encoding DUF1684 domain-containing protein — MKITISSTLLSLFFIIGFVGCNSPVEKGSPEYLAEANQWHNKRIESLKKDSGWLNLVGLFILKEGENTFGSGNANDFNLDLDIPNKLGTFTLKDSIVTFESDTGVKISSDGKEIRTAILQNDMTGKLTILEYESLRFFILKRGKKYALRVRDLNAPLVKEFKGIDRFPVNEDWKISAKFVPYSTPKLLKISNIIGSIDIEESPGMVSFNYDDKTHTIDAIDAGDKLFLLFADETNGTETYGAGRFLYCSKPDSNGNVIIDFNKAYNPPCVFTPYATCPLPPPQNHLKLEVTAGEKTYGEH; from the coding sequence ATGAAAATTACTATCTCTTCGACTCTACTTTCACTTTTTTTTATAATTGGATTTGTAGGGTGCAATTCACCAGTCGAAAAAGGATCACCCGAATATTTAGCTGAAGCCAACCAATGGCACAACAAACGTATTGAAAGTCTCAAGAAAGATTCTGGTTGGTTAAATCTTGTTGGACTGTTTATTCTCAAGGAAGGGGAAAATACTTTCGGAAGCGGCAATGCTAATGACTTTAATCTTGATTTAGATATACCGAATAAACTTGGCACATTTACTCTTAAAGACAGCATTGTAACATTTGAGAGTGATACTGGCGTTAAAATTTCAAGTGATGGAAAAGAGATCAGAACAGCAATACTTCAAAATGACATGACTGGAAAACTCACTATTCTTGAATATGAATCATTACGATTTTTTATTCTTAAGCGAGGTAAAAAATATGCACTGAGAGTCCGGGATTTAAATGCACCTTTGGTAAAGGAGTTTAAAGGAATTGATAGATTTCCCGTGAATGAAGACTGGAAAATTTCTGCGAAGTTTGTCCCTTATAGTACACCAAAACTTCTTAAAATTTCCAATATTATTGGAAGTATTGATATTGAAGAATCACCAGGTATGGTCAGCTTCAACTACGATGATAAAACTCATACAATAGATGCAATTGATGCTGGAGATAAACTCTTTCTGCTTTTCGCAGATGAGACGAATGGAACAGAAACTTATGGTGCGGGAAGATTTCTTTACTGCAGTAAACCAGATTCAAATGGAAATGTAATTATTGACTTTAACAAAGCTTACAATCCGCCTTGTGTTTTTACTCCGTATGCAACTTGTCCTTTACCTCCTCCGCAGAATCATTTGAAGCTTGAGGTCACTGCCGGAGAAAAAACATATGGGGAACATTAA